One stretch of Penaeus vannamei isolate JL-2024 chromosome 7, ASM4276789v1, whole genome shotgun sequence DNA includes these proteins:
- the LOC138862125 gene encoding germ cell nuclear acidic protein-like, translating into MSRWSQLAGVGKGPSSSRCKQRASGNRNKQALGNMNKQALGSMNKQALGSMNKQALGSMNKQALGRMNKQALGRMNKQALGSMNKQALGSMNKQALGSMNKQALGSMNKQALGSMNKQALGSMNKQALGNRHTRTSPDI; encoded by the coding sequence ATGAGCAGGTGGTCTCAGTTAGCAGGCGTAGGAAAAGGGCCCTCAAGTAGCAGGTGTAAACAGAGGGCCTCAGGCAACAGAAATAAGCAGGCTTTAGGCAATATGAATAAACAGGCTTTAGGCAGCATGAATAAACAGGCTTTAGGCAGCATGAATAAACAGGCTTTAGGCAGCATGAATAAACAGGCTTTAGGCAGAATGAATAAACAGGCTTTAGGCAGAATGAATAAACAGGCTTTAGGCAGCATGAATAAACAGGCTTTAGGCAGCATGAATAAACAGGCTTTAGGCAGCATGAATAAACAGGCTTTAGGCAGCATGAATAAACAGGCTTTAGGCAGCATGAATAAACAGGCTTTAGGCAGCATGAATAAACAGGCTTTAGGCAACAGACATACAAGGACTTCACCTGACAtctag